The Macrotis lagotis isolate mMagLag1 chromosome 6, bilby.v1.9.chrom.fasta, whole genome shotgun sequence genome includes a window with the following:
- the LOC141490500 gene encoding uncharacterized protein LOC141490500, which yields MLENYRNLLYLGLVASKPDVIYQFEQGKASWKPGRRIPGSICPDGENVLECKESTTKLNLSGEHFSLNRLTGSGLGDFNLKEPWELDVGLGEQKSIEEKNSQEVKILQKKTLKQVLISECNKYSQNFSQEPKFFPQEVSIEKNLYRCNVHRKNFILTSDSRKCNRICSKETFSQDNECGKCFDAKLDFIEYHRCYPGVKTKDYNEHDKTIHLGPFTHSYQSIDIEEKTPKCNKFGETSSQTIKLNEQRVLTDEKPYECNDCGKAFRLKEPLLQHQRIHTGEKPHKCNDCGKTFSQRGHLTLHQRIHTGEKPYECKECGKSFRLRDPLIQHQRIHTGEKPHKCNECGKAFSVRTDLTRHQRIHTGEKPYECNECGKAFRVRAELTRHQRVHTGEKPYECNQCGKAFRLSKDRTRHQRIHTGEKPYECHQCGKAFCRREPLMQHQRIHTGEKPHKCSECGKAFGLRRQLMEHQRIHSGEKPHKCNECGKAFFVRTDLTRHQRIHTGEKPYECNECQKAFHVKTELTRHQRLHTGEKPYECNQCGKAFRLSKECSRHQRIHTGDKPYKCNQCGKAFCVKTELTLHQRIHTGEKPYKCNQCGKAFRLSTQLTQHQRIHTGEKPYKCNQCGKTFRLSTQLTQHQRIHIGEELYE from the coding sequence atGGGGAGAATGTGCTTGAATGCAAGGAGTCAACTACAAAGCtgaacctttctggggagcattTTTCCTTAAATAGACTCACAGGGTCTGGTCTTGGTGACTTCAACTTGAAAGAACCCTGGGAATTGGATGTTGGATTAGGGGAACAGAAAAgcattgaggagaaaaattcccaggaagtaaaaatccttcagaaaaaaactttgaaacaGGTGCTTATCAGTGAATGTAATAAATACAGCCAAAACTTCAGTCAAGAACCAAAATTTTTTCCACAAGAAGTATCTATAGAAAAGAATCTTTATAGATGTAATGTCCACAGAAAGAACTTCATTCTGACATCAGACTCAAGGAAATGTAATAGAATCTGCTCAAAAGAGACATTTTCTCAGGataatgaatgtgggaaatgtTTTGATGCTAAACTAGATTTTATTGAATATCATAGATGCTATCCTGGAGTAAAAACTAAGGATTATAATGAACATGACAAAACCATCCATCTTGGTCCGTTTACTCATTCCTATCAGTCAATTGATATTGAAGAGAAAACTCCTAAATGTAATAAATTTGGGGAGACTTCCTCCCAAACTATAAAACTTAATGAACAGAGAGTTCTCACTGacgaaaaaccttatgaatgtaatgactGTGGGAAGGCCTTCCGCCTGAAGGAACCCCTTcttcaacatcagagaattcatactggagagaagcctcaTAAGTGTAATGACTGTGGGAAGACCTTTAGCCAAAGAGGACATCTTACtctacatcagagaattcatactggagaaaaaccttatgaatgtaaagaATGTGGAAAATCTTTTCGCCTGAGAGATCCACTCATTCAGCATCAacgaattcatactggagaaaagcctcataaatgtaatgaatgtggaaaggctttttctGTGAGGACAGATCTTACCAgacaccagagaattcatacagGAGAAAAGCCTTAtgagtgtaatgaatgtggaaaggcaTTCCGTGTAAGGGCAGAGCTTACAAGACATCAGAgagttcatactggagagaaaccttatgaatgtaatcaatgtggcaAGGCCTTCCGCCTGAGCAAAGATCGTACCCgccatcagagaattcatactggagagaaaccttatgaatgtcatcaatgtggaaaggccttCTGCCGGAGAGAACCTCTTAtgcaacatcagagaattcatactggagagaagcctcataaatgtagtgaatgtgggaaggcctttgGCCTCAGAAGACAGCTTATGgaacaccagagaattcataGTGGAGAAAAGCctcataaatgtaatgaatgtgggaaggccttcttTGTAAGGACAGATCTTACcagacatcagagaattcatactggtgaaaaaccttatgaatgtaatgagtgTCAGAAAGCCTTCCATGTGAAAACAGAGCTTACTAGACATCAGAGacttcatactggagaaaaaccatatgaatgtaatcaatgtgggaaagccttccgCCTGAGTAAAGAGTGTAGCcgacatcagagaatccatactggtGACAAACCTTacaaatgtaatcaatgtgggaaGGCTTTCTGTGTAAAGACAGAGCTTACCcttcatcagagaattcatactggagagaaaccttataaatgtaatcaatgtggaaaggccttCCGTCTAAGCACACAACTTAcccaacatcagagaattcatactggagagaaaccttataaatgtaatcagtgtgggaaAACATTCCGCCTGAGTACACAGCTTACCCAACACCAGAGAATTCACATTGGAGAAGAACTTTATGAATAA